The following are encoded in a window of Vigna unguiculata cultivar IT97K-499-35 chromosome 8, ASM411807v1, whole genome shotgun sequence genomic DNA:
- the LOC114193030 gene encoding serine carboxypeptidase-like 42 — protein MGYMGRCWLVGVIIVVGSVGVEGYPAEDLVVKLPGQPNVGFKQFAGYVDVDAKHGRSLFYYFVEAEQDPDKKPLTLWLNGGPGCSSVGGGAFSELGPFYPNGDGLGLRRNSMSWNKASNLIFVESPAGVGWSYSNTTSDYKTGDLSTANDMYLFMLKWYKKFPSYRTRELFLTGESYAGHYVPQLANVLLDHNAGSSGFKFNIKGVAIGNPLLRLDRDAPATYEYFWSHGMISDEVGLAIMNDCDFDDYSYETPHNVSNSCNNAIYEANVIVGNYINNYDVILDVCYPSIAEQELRLKKMATKVSLGVDVCMTLERRFYFNLPEVQKALHANRTNLPYRWSMCSNFLNYSDTDGNINILPILKRIVQNHIPVWVFSGDQDSVVPLLGSRTLIRELANELHFKITVPYGAWFHKGQVGGWVTEYGNLLTFATVRGAAHMVPYSQPSRALHLFSSFVRGRRLPNTTHSSIDD, from the exons ATGGGTTACATGGGTAGGTGTTGGTTGGTTGGGGTCATAATTGTGGTGGGCAGTGTTGGAGTGGAAGGGTATCCTGCTGAGGATTTGGTGGTTAAATTGCCTGGTCAACCTAATGTTGGCTTTAAGCAATTTGCTGGGTATGTTGACGTTGATGCCAAGCATGGAAGGAgcctcttctattattttgtggaggcTGAGCAAGACCCTGACAAGAAGCCCCTCACACTTTGGCTCAATGGAG GCCCTGGGTGTTCTTCCGTTGGAGGAGGTGCTTTTTCTGAATTGGGACCCTTTTATCCTAATGGTGATGGACTTGGTCTCCGAAGAAATTCCATGTCCTGGAATAAAG CATCCAATCTCATTTTTGTGGAGTCTCCTGCTGGAGTTGGTTGGTCATACTCAAATACAACTTCTGATTACAAAACTGGAGATCTCTCCACTG CCAATGATATGTATTTGTTCATGTTGAAATGGTACAAGAAGTTTCCATCATACAGAACAAGAGAACTGTTCCTCACTGGAGAAAGCTATGCAG GACACTATGTACCTCAATTAGCTAATGTTCTCTTGGACCATAATGCTGGTTCAAGTGGTTTCAAATTCAACATCAAAGGAGTTGCT atTGGAAACCCACTTTTGAGACTTGATCGGGATGCACCAGCAACATATGAATACTTCTGGTCACATGGAATGATTTCTGATGAAGTTGGCCTTGCCATCATGAATGATTGTGATTTCGATGACTATTCCTATGAAACTCCTCACAACGTTTCTAATTCGTGCAACAATGCCATATATGAAGCAAATGTCATTGTTGGCAATTACATAAACAACTATGATGTGATTCTAGATGTTTGTTATCCATCCATAGCAGAACAGGAACTGAGATTGAAAAAGATG GCAACAAAAGTAAGTTTAGGTGTGGATGTGTGTATGACTCTAGAAAGACGGTTTTACTTCAATCTCCCAGAGGTTCAGAAGGCTCTTCATGCAAACCGTACAAACCTTCCTTATAGGTGGTCCATGTGTAGTAA TTTTCTAAACTACAGTGACACTGATGGTAACATCAACATCCTTCCAATTCTCAAAAGAATAGTCCAAAACCATATCCCAGTATGGGTTTTCAG TGGAGATCAAGATTCTGTTGTGCCATTATTGGGATCTCGAACACTGATTCGTGAACTAGCTAATGAATTGCATTTCAAGATTACAGTCCCATATGGGGCCTGGTTCCACAAAGGGCAG GTTGGAGGTTGGGTGACTGAGTATGGAAATTTGTTAACTTTTGCAACTGTAAGGGGTGCTGCTCACATGGTACCTTATTCTCAACCTTCAAGAGCACTTCATCTATTCAGTTCATTTGTGCGTGGTAGAAGGTTGCCCAACACAACACATTCTTCCATTGATGATTGA